Proteins co-encoded in one Opitutus terrae PB90-1 genomic window:
- a CDS encoding DoxX protein, with translation MFSSPSSRLAAIGRAFFAAAIVFFGVQHLLYGEFVTRLLPPWPAWVPARAWWAYAIGVALLFAGVALLLPKFARRTALALGAVTFLSALLLALPPAARNLSVGLEWTKAGKALVFGGGAWLLAAMVPGEFARPGDAKLAAVGRGCFSGFMILCGIQHFLWARFVVALVPQWIPGAMAWTYFAGVALIAGGVGLLVPRTARLAAALSALMIFTWVIVLHLPRALANLHDANEATAVFEALAFSGLALLLALPRSAREPSPTASIRPDGLAYSDASTPPST, from the coding sequence ATGTTTTCATCGCCCTCTTCCCGATTGGCGGCGATCGGCCGCGCGTTTTTCGCCGCCGCAATCGTTTTCTTCGGCGTGCAGCACCTGCTCTACGGCGAGTTCGTCACGCGGCTTCTGCCGCCGTGGCCCGCGTGGGTGCCGGCGCGCGCGTGGTGGGCTTACGCGATCGGCGTCGCGTTGCTCTTTGCGGGCGTCGCCCTCCTGCTCCCGAAATTCGCTCGCCGCACCGCGCTCGCGCTGGGCGCCGTAACGTTCCTCTCGGCGCTGTTGTTGGCGCTGCCGCCCGCGGCGCGCAACCTGAGCGTCGGGCTCGAGTGGACCAAAGCCGGCAAGGCGCTGGTGTTCGGCGGCGGCGCTTGGCTGCTCGCAGCCATGGTGCCGGGTGAGTTCGCCCGACCGGGCGACGCGAAGCTCGCCGCGGTCGGTCGCGGCTGCTTCAGCGGGTTCATGATTCTTTGCGGTATCCAGCATTTTCTGTGGGCCCGCTTCGTAGTCGCGCTGGTGCCGCAATGGATCCCCGGTGCGATGGCCTGGACCTACTTTGCCGGCGTCGCGCTCATCGCGGGTGGCGTTGGGCTGCTCGTGCCGCGCACCGCGCGACTCGCCGCCGCGCTGAGCGCACTGATGATTTTCACCTGGGTTATCGTGCTGCACCTCCCGCGGGCGCTGGCCAACCTACACGATGCGAACGAGGCCACGGCGGTTTTCGAGGCGCTCGCGTTCAGCGGACTGGCGCTGCTGCTCGCGCTGCCGCGGAGCGCGCGCGAGCCTTCGCCCACGGCATCAATCCGCCCGGACGGACTCGCCTACAGCGACGCCAGCACGCCGCCGTCGACGTAG
- a CDS encoding glucose 1-dehydrogenase encodes MTASSSLFDLTGRTALITGSSQGLGLALARGLAQHGAAIVLNGRDPAKVEAAAADLRAGGARVTSAVFDVTDARAVTHAIAHVQETFGPIDILVNNAGIHRRAPLLEMLESQWREVLDTNLTSAFLVARAVAPGMIARRAGKIINVCSLMSEIGRATTGNYAAAKGGLKMLTRAMAVEWAEHGLQINGIGPGYFATEMTQALVENPQFDAWLKLRTPARRWGKPEELVGAAVFLASRASDFVNGQILYVDGGVLASL; translated from the coding sequence ATGACTGCCTCTTCGTCTCTTTTCGACCTCACTGGCCGCACCGCGTTGATCACCGGCTCCAGTCAGGGACTCGGCCTCGCGCTCGCACGCGGACTCGCCCAGCACGGCGCCGCGATTGTGCTGAATGGCCGCGATCCCGCGAAAGTCGAAGCCGCCGCCGCAGACCTGCGCGCCGGCGGCGCCCGCGTGACGAGCGCGGTCTTCGACGTGACGGACGCCCGCGCCGTGACCCACGCGATTGCGCACGTGCAGGAGACGTTCGGGCCAATCGACATCCTGGTGAACAACGCGGGCATTCACCGTCGCGCGCCACTGCTCGAGATGCTCGAGAGCCAGTGGCGTGAGGTGCTCGACACGAATCTTACCAGCGCCTTCCTGGTCGCGCGGGCCGTCGCACCCGGGATGATCGCGCGGCGAGCCGGCAAGATCATCAACGTCTGTTCGCTGATGAGCGAAATCGGCCGCGCGACCACCGGCAACTACGCCGCGGCCAAGGGCGGGCTGAAGATGCTGACGCGCGCGATGGCGGTGGAGTGGGCCGAGCACGGGCTTCAGATCAATGGAATTGGGCCGGGGTACTTTGCCACCGAGATGACGCAGGCTCTCGTGGAAAACCCGCAGTTCGACGCCTGGTTGAAGCTGCGCACGCCGGCACGTCGGTGGGGCAAGCCGGAGGAACTCGTGGGCGCGGCGGTGTTCCTCGCCTCGCGGGCGTCGGATTTCGTGAACGGCCAGATCCTCTACGTCGACGGCGGCGTGCTGGCGTCGCTGTAG
- a CDS encoding oligopeptide:H+ symporter, producing the protein MTTPSVSAAVPASNARIPRQIPYIIGNEGCERFSFYGMRNILTVFLVSSLLAYLPESERAGAAKDVFHTFVIGVYFFPLLGGWIADRFFGKYHTIFWLSLVYCVGQGCLALFVDNKLGFYGGLFLIALGSGGIKPCVAAFVGDQFDQSNKHLAKVVFDAFYWIINFGSFFASLLMPIFLKQLGPAIAFGVPGVLMFISTVILWLGRRKYVMVPPAPSNPHSFLRVARTALAAGVSGRVLAGLGLVLAIAAFAKIGSFGFVISACVALVAVIGFGGAGVWIQLERARGTHPDEAVDGVRAVLRVLVLFFLVTPFWSLFDQKASTWILQADLMSKPHWFQSSQMQALNPLLVMLLIPLNNLVVYPALRRFGFEPTPLRRMGAGIAFAGLSWIVVGGMQLVLDGGHVFSITWQVLPYALLTLGEVLVSATGLEFAYSQAPQAMKGAILSFWSLSVTIGNLWVLVVNAGVRSPTVTHVIGSTGFGVTAFQMFFFAIFAFAAAAAFGLYALRYKMADHYRKS; encoded by the coding sequence ATGACCACCCCTTCAGTCAGCGCCGCGGTCCCGGCGTCGAACGCGCGCATTCCGCGCCAGATCCCCTACATCATCGGCAACGAAGGCTGCGAGCGGTTCAGCTTTTACGGGATGCGCAACATCCTGACGGTGTTCCTCGTCTCGTCGCTGCTCGCGTATCTGCCCGAGAGCGAACGCGCCGGCGCCGCGAAGGACGTCTTTCACACGTTCGTGATCGGTGTCTACTTTTTCCCGCTGCTCGGCGGCTGGATCGCCGACCGGTTTTTCGGGAAATACCACACGATCTTCTGGCTGAGCCTCGTCTACTGCGTCGGGCAGGGCTGCCTCGCGTTGTTCGTGGACAACAAGCTCGGGTTCTATGGCGGGCTCTTTCTCATCGCGCTCGGCTCGGGCGGCATCAAGCCGTGCGTCGCCGCCTTCGTCGGCGACCAGTTCGATCAGTCCAACAAGCACCTCGCGAAGGTGGTTTTCGACGCGTTCTACTGGATCATCAACTTCGGGTCGTTCTTCGCCTCGCTGCTGATGCCGATTTTCCTGAAACAGCTCGGGCCGGCGATCGCGTTCGGCGTGCCCGGTGTGCTGATGTTCATCTCGACCGTGATCCTGTGGCTGGGCCGTCGGAAATACGTCATGGTGCCACCCGCACCATCGAATCCGCACTCGTTCCTGCGCGTAGCGCGCACCGCGCTCGCCGCGGGCGTGTCAGGACGCGTGTTGGCCGGACTTGGCCTGGTGCTCGCGATCGCCGCCTTCGCCAAGATAGGATCGTTTGGCTTCGTGATCTCCGCGTGCGTCGCGCTGGTGGCCGTCATCGGCTTCGGCGGCGCGGGCGTGTGGATCCAACTCGAGCGCGCGCGGGGCACTCATCCCGACGAAGCCGTCGATGGCGTGCGGGCGGTGCTGCGCGTGCTCGTGCTGTTCTTCCTCGTCACGCCGTTCTGGTCGCTGTTCGACCAGAAGGCTTCGACGTGGATCCTGCAGGCCGACCTGATGAGCAAACCGCACTGGTTTCAGTCGTCGCAAATGCAGGCGCTGAATCCGCTGCTGGTGATGCTGCTGATTCCGTTGAACAACCTGGTCGTCTATCCGGCGCTGCGGCGGTTCGGATTCGAGCCGACGCCGCTGCGGCGGATGGGCGCCGGCATCGCTTTCGCCGGACTATCGTGGATCGTCGTGGGCGGGATGCAGCTCGTGCTCGACGGCGGACACGTGTTCTCGATCACGTGGCAAGTGCTACCCTACGCGCTGCTGACGCTCGGCGAAGTGCTGGTTTCCGCCACCGGCCTCGAGTTCGCCTACAGCCAGGCGCCGCAGGCGATGAAAGGTGCGATTCTGAGCTTCTGGAGCTTGTCGGTGACGATCGGCAATCTCTGGGTGCTCGTCGTGAATGCCGGCGTGAGAAGCCCGACCGTCACCCACGTTATCGGGTCGACCGGCTTCGGCGTGACGGCATTTCAGATGTTCTTCTTCGCGATCTTCGCGTTTGCCGCCGCAGCGGCATTCGGGCTCTACGCGCTGCGCTACAAGATGGCTGACCATTACCGGAAGAGCTGA